CCAATAGGATCATTTCCATTATAGTATGATTGCCGTTCCAATATGCAAGCGTTTTTTTTCCAGTTCTATGAATGGGGCTGAAAAAACGTTTGAAAAGGTAGTCCTGTTATCCAACCGTTTGAGTAGCCTTCAAGATGGGATCAATATAGTTCCAGAACGCCTGGATGTCAATAAAGAAAACATCATAAAGTGGTTCATACACAATTCATCCACAACATATAGTAATAAATTATAGGTAATTTAACTACTGAAAATTGGAAGTTTAGAGAAAATGGCTTCTGGTTTTATCCACAAGATAAAAAAAACCGCTGAAATGGGACCGAAGTACCAAGACAGCGGTTGGGGAGGAAAAGATTCGGTTTTAGGTTTAGTTCTAAGTCTTAAAAAATCAATTATTAATGTTCTTAAACCGCCTGAACGAAGGCGCGGAGGCCGCACTCTAATTCGGGATCGCGCAATTTCGCCAGGGCTTGCGATTGAATCTGGCGTACGCCTTCCGCCGACAAACCCAGTTTGCGTCCGGCTTTGCGTAAGCTTACGGGATCGTCTTCATCCAAGCCGAACCGGCAGCGCAAGACTTCCTGTTCTTTTTGAGTCAGGATGCCTAACGCCTTGCTCACGCTTTTTGTTAATTCATCGATCCATAATTTATGCCGCAAAGGATCGGCGTCGTCCACTTCAAGCCGGTCCTCGATGGTTTGTCCTTCTTCGTCCTCGACGTGGATGGAAAGCGTCGTAGTGCTAAGGTTATAGATATATTGCACTTTGGCTTCATCCATTCCTATCGATTTTGCGATTTCCTTATATGTGGGCTTTCGGCCATTGCTTTTGATGAAACCGTATTCGAAATTCTTGATCTTTTTCAGAATCCCGACCTTGTTGATGGGGATAGTAACGGTTCTGGATTTCTGTTCGATTGCTCTTTGCATATAAAGCCGGATCCACCAAGCGGCATAGGAGACCAAGCGGCAATTTTTATCAGGATCGAAGCGATCGATCGCCTCGATTAAGCCCAGGTTGCCCTCTTGGATCAAATCGGCGACCGAAAAACCCTGGTTGCGGAACGTTAGCGCCATTCGAACGATAAACCTTTGATTCGCTTCGATTAAAAGTCCGCGCGCTTCCGCATCGCCTTTAACGGCTTTTAGAATCAATTCTCTTTCTTCA
This window of the Candidatus Omnitrophota bacterium genome carries:
- a CDS encoding RNA polymerase sigma factor RpoD/SigA; protein product: MSYDGISVKRQLKGIKHKPLKPDEERELILKAVKGDAEARGLLIEANQRFIVRMALTFRNQGFSVADLIQEGNLGLIEAIDRFDPDKNCRLVSYAAWWIRLYMQRAIEQKSRTVTIPINKVGILKKIKNFEYGFIKSNGRKPTYKEIAKSIGMDEAKVQYIYNLSTTTLSIHVEDEEGQTIEDRLEVDDADPLRHKLWIDELTKSVSKALGILTQKEQEVLRCRFGLDEDDPVSLRKAGRKLGLSAEGVRQIQSQALAKLRDPELECGLRAFVQAV